From a region of the Podarcis muralis chromosome 16, rPodMur119.hap1.1, whole genome shotgun sequence genome:
- the MLLT11 gene encoding protein AF1q isoform X1: MAPLKENTEQEMRDTVNSQYDSFLYWKMPIPELDLSELEHLGLAELVAYKPKGGYGSFTAERKKQNRSISDGEDDGEDTSLLQFNSFNFWRAPIPCVGPLDFDLI, translated from the exons ATGGCTCCCTTGAAGGAAAATACGGAG CAAGAAATGAGGGACACGGTCAACTCCCAGTACGACTCCTTCCTATATTGGAAGATGCCCATCCCAGAACTGGACCTGAGCGAGCTGGAACACCTGGGCTTAGCTGAGCTGGTCGCCTACAAGCCCAAGGGAGGCTATGGCAGCTTCACGGCAGAGCGGAAGAAACAGAACCGCAGCATCTCCGACGGGGAAGACGACGGCGAAGACACCAGCCTCCTCCAGTTCAACAGTTTCAATTTCTGGAGGGCTCCTATACCCTGCGTCGGCCCTTTAGATTTCGACCTGATCTGA
- the MLLT11 gene encoding protein AF1q isoform X2, whose translation MRDTVNSQYDSFLYWKMPIPELDLSELEHLGLAELVAYKPKGGYGSFTAERKKQNRSISDGEDDGEDTSLLQFNSFNFWRAPIPCVGPLDFDLI comes from the coding sequence ATGAGGGACACGGTCAACTCCCAGTACGACTCCTTCCTATATTGGAAGATGCCCATCCCAGAACTGGACCTGAGCGAGCTGGAACACCTGGGCTTAGCTGAGCTGGTCGCCTACAAGCCCAAGGGAGGCTATGGCAGCTTCACGGCAGAGCGGAAGAAACAGAACCGCAGCATCTCCGACGGGGAAGACGACGGCGAAGACACCAGCCTCCTCCAGTTCAACAGTTTCAATTTCTGGAGGGCTCCTATACCCTGCGTCGGCCCTTTAGATTTCGACCTGATCTGA